AAAGCAACTGCTCCGTATGTGATAAATATTATGATTTCAAATATAAAAGATGCAAATCAAGTTAATTTGGGTGAAGAACTTTATGAAAAACTTAAAGCTTCAAATGTGGAGGTTATGCTTGATGATTCAAAAGAGAGATTCGGTTTTAAAATGAAAGATGCGGAGCTTATAGGTTTTCCATACACTATCATCATCGGAAAAGAGCTTGAAGGCGGCTTAGTTCAAGTGTACGATAGAAAAACAAAAGAAAATATATCGGTTGGCGCAGATACTATTTATAGTAAAATAATGGAATTGATTCAGTAATGATTTATTTTATTATTTACCTATTTTTAGAGGTTATAATTTCTGTAAATATATCATCGGCGATAGGTGGGTTGGCAACATTTTTTGAGATACTTTTAAGTGCATTTTTAGGGCTAATCATTTTGATTAATTTTAAAGCGACACTTACGGAAAATCTCAGAGCAGTCTCTTATAACTGTATTGATTTAAGAGAGTTTCAGAGTTTAAATTTATTTACGATTTTGGGAGCAATTTTACTGATTCTCCCGGGATTTTTAACGGATATTATAGGCATTTTATTGCAGTTTAGCGTCTTTACTACTATGCTTGTTAATCGTTATAATATAAAATCAAATAAGTGTAATACAAAATATGAAAAAAATAATATAGAAAAGGATATAGATGTCATTGATGTTGAAATTATTAGCGACAATAGCACTTCTAAGTAGTTTATTGGCGGCGGCAGATAGCTCATATGAACGGGTTGAGGAGTTTTTAGAAAAATCATTTAGTAATAACCAAAATATAAAGTCGATAAAAATTAAAGTTACAAATAAGATACCAGTAAAAGAACATAGCGGTTGGAGCGCTTATTTTGTCGAATTAGATGCAGTATTGAAAAAAGACGGTCGTCAGGTAGTTCAAAAAATGATCTGGTTCTCCGACGGTAAAGTTATAACTAAAGAGTTATTTGACTTAGAGAGTGCTAAAGAGATGAATGATTTTGTTTCGCTGCCGTTTAAAGATGAATATTACAGTAAGGCAAATTTGATTTACGGAAATGAAAAAGCAAAACATAAAGTGGTGATTTTTTCAGATCCTCTCTGTCCGTTTTGCAGACAATTCGTTCCTGAAGCAATCGAGTATATGAAAAAGGAGCCTAATAAGTTTGCAGTCTATTATTATCACTTGCCTTTAGAATCTCTTCATCCATCCGCGGTTGAACTTATCAAGGCTGCAATAGCATTGGAGCTAAAAGGTGCAAAAGATGTTGTTTTAAACCTTTATAAAGTAAATGTAGATCCAAAAGAAAAGAGCAACGATGTGATTTTAAAAGAGTTTAATAAAGTTATGAACTCTAATATAACTATGGTTGATTTAATGTCATCTGAAGTATTGAAACATTTACAAAATGATTTAAAAGTAGCCGATGCTCTTATGGTAAACGGAACTCCTACTGTGTTTTTAGACGGAACGGTAGATAAAACAAAAATGAAATATAAAGAGGCAAAATAGATGAAAAAATTAATAATTGCAACCAGAGGTTCGCAACTCGCACTTTGGCAATCAAATCACATTAAGGCTATTTTAGAAGAGCAAAATCCGGGTCTTGAGGTTGAACTCAATGTTATAGTAACAACTGGAGATCGTATCCAAGATAAAGCGTTATCAAAAATCGGCGGCAAAGGTCTGTTTTTAAAAGAGCTTGAAGAGGCTATGCTAAGAGGGGAGGCTCAAATCGCGGTTCATTCACTTAAAGATGTTCCTACCGTAATGCCAGATGGTCTGCTTTTGGCGGCTATTACCGAGAGAGAAGACTCAAGAGATGCCCTTTTATCTGAAAAATATCCAAACATAGATGCTCTTCCAAAAGGTGCGGTAGTGGGTACATCTTCGCTTCGCCGTCGTATGCAGATAGAAAAACTTCGTCCTGATTTGGTTATAAAAGATTTAAGAGGAAATGTCGATACGAGAATCAGAAAACTTAAAGAGGGTCAGTTTGATGCCGTTATTTTGGCTGCTGCAGGGATAAACAGACTCTCGCTTTTGGATGCCGTAAAATATGTTTATCCGATATCTCTTGAAGAGATGGTACCGTCTATGGGACAGGGTGCATTAGGTATTGAAGCCGTAAATGATGTTGAAGTTTTAAAAATTGTTGCAAGACTTGAAGATGAGTACAGCAGAATCGAGACTACTATTGAGAGATCTTTTGTAGATGAGCTTGAGGGCGGTTGTCAGGTTCCAATCGGAGTAAATGCATCCGTTTTAGAGGACGGAAGCGTTAGTATCAAAGCAGTTTTAGGACTTCCTGACGGAACAGAGATGTTAAGTGATTCAAAAATAACATCTAAGAGGGATTACCAAAATATCGGTAGAGAGATGGCTGCAGAGTTTATTGCAAGAGGTGCTAAAGAGCTGCTTGCCCGTGCTGAAGCTATGATGGAAAATAGGTAGTTATGAAAAGAACCATAGAGTTACTCAAGAAAAATAATGAGTTAAGAGTAATTGATCAAGAGCTTGATGTATATCTGGAAATTCCTCATCTCGCATATGCAGAGGTAAAGAAAAAAGACGGCGGCAAAGCACTTCTTTTTACAAATGTCGTAGATAAAAAAAGCGGTAAAAAATTTAGTGAGCCGGTGGCTATGAATCTTTTTGGCTCATATAAACGCTGTGAACTGCTTTTTGGCAGAACTATAGAATCCGTTGCCGATGAGATAATAAAACTTCTTCATATGAAGCCGCCCTCGACCATGATGGGCAAACTGTCAATGGCTAGTGAACTTTTTTCGCTTAAAAACATATTTCCAAAGAAACTAAGTAAGAGCGGAGCGTGTCAAGAGGTAAAATATTTGGATGAAAATGTAGACCTCTATAAGCTTCCGGTTTTAACGACATGGGAGCAAGACGGCGGTCCGTTTATCACAATGGGACAGGTTTACACGCAAAGTTTAGACGGTGAGATGGTAAACCTCGGTATGTACAGACTTCAGGTGTATGATAAAAATCATCTGGGAATGCATTGGCAGATTCATAAAGACTCTTCACATTTTTTTGACCAGTATCAAAAAGCGGGTAAAAAGATGCCGGTAAGTGTTGCAATCGGCGGAGATCCGCTCTATACTTGGTGTGCGACTGCTCCTCTTCCTTACGGTGTCAATGAACTTTTAATGTATGGGCTTATAAAAAAACAGCCTGCAAAACTTGTAAAATCTTTAACGACTCCTCTTTATATTCCGCAAGATGTTGATTATGTTATTGAGGGTTGGGTCGATACCAGCGAGATGAGGATAGAGGGTCCTTTTGG
This portion of the Sulfurimonas sp. genome encodes:
- a CDS encoding thioredoxin domain-containing protein, translating into MLKLLATIALLSSLLAAADSSYERVEEFLEKSFSNNQNIKSIKIKVTNKIPVKEHSGWSAYFVELDAVLKKDGRQVVQKMIWFSDGKVITKELFDLESAKEMNDFVSLPFKDEYYSKANLIYGNEKAKHKVVIFSDPLCPFCRQFVPEAIEYMKKEPNKFAVYYYHLPLESLHPSAVELIKAAIALELKGAKDVVLNLYKVNVDPKEKSNDVILKEFNKVMNSNITMVDLMSSEVLKHLQNDLKVADALMVNGTPTVFLDGTVDKTKMKYKEAK
- a CDS encoding FxsA family protein, with the protein product MIYFIIYLFLEVIISVNISSAIGGLATFFEILLSAFLGLIILINFKATLTENLRAVSYNCIDLREFQSLNLFTILGAILLILPGFLTDIIGILLQFSVFTTMLVNRYNIKSNKCNTKYEKNNIEKDIDVIDVEIISDNSTSK
- the hemC gene encoding hydroxymethylbilane synthase, translated to MKKLIIATRGSQLALWQSNHIKAILEEQNPGLEVELNVIVTTGDRIQDKALSKIGGKGLFLKELEEAMLRGEAQIAVHSLKDVPTVMPDGLLLAAITEREDSRDALLSEKYPNIDALPKGAVVGTSSLRRRMQIEKLRPDLVIKDLRGNVDTRIRKLKEGQFDAVILAAAGINRLSLLDAVKYVYPISLEEMVPSMGQGALGIEAVNDVEVLKIVARLEDEYSRIETTIERSFVDELEGGCQVPIGVNASVLEDGSVSIKAVLGLPDGTEMLSDSKITSKRDYQNIGREMAAEFIARGAKELLARAEAMMENR